One stretch of Ananas comosus cultivar F153 linkage group 6, ASM154086v1, whole genome shotgun sequence DNA includes these proteins:
- the LOC109711422 gene encoding RING-H2 finger protein ATL3-like yields the protein MAEEEASAPTNSAAAATISSEIMVAAVIFLFIVVAFIFVLYLYAKQYVGANPVLGRSRSRRRFVFATELAPRSGLHPDVLTALPVAAYRAENYKEGLECAVCLSEVSEGERIRLLPDCDHRFHVECIDMWFHSHSTCPLCRTLVTAQPDPAAGSAGIRRPQDVSGNGSSRESPALPTNVLFWGIQGGVSAQEGASSSSGSSSSSSSSSSSSTRKEEGVLMIEIPRRCFPGLPAPISPPEEIKSPSMARLRSLKRLLSRGKQATGASCSPKGGDIV from the coding sequence atggcggaggaggaggcgtcgGCGCCCACCAATAGCGCCGCGGCGGCGACCATAAGCAGCGAGATCATGGTGGCTGCGGTCATCTTCCTCTTCATTGTTGTCGCCTTCATATTCGTCCTCTACCTCTACGCCAAGCAGTACGTGGGCGCGAATCCCGTGCTCGGCCGCTCCCGCTCCCGGCGCCGCTTCGTCTTCGCCACCGAGCTCGCGCCGCGCAGCGGCCTCCACCCGGACGTTCTTACGGCGCTCCCGGTCGCTGCTTATCGCGCGGAGAACTACAAGGAGGGGCTGGAGTGCGCCGTGTGCCTCTCCGAGGTCTCGGAGGGTGAGCGGATTCGTCTACTTCCTGATTGCGACCACAGGTTTCATGTCGAGTGCATCGACATGTGGTTCCACTCCCACTCTACATGTCCCCTTTGTCGCACACTAGTCACCGCCCAACCTGATCCCGCTGCCGGATCAGCAGGAATTCGGCGTCCACAAGACGTTAGTGGAAATGGGTCTTCGAGGGAGTCGCCGGCTTTGCCTACAAATGTGCTCTTCTGGGGGATTCAGGGTGGGGTTAGTGCACAAGAAGGTGCGTCGAGTTCGtcgggctcttcttcttcttcttcttcttcttcttcttcttctacgaGAAAGGAAGAAGGGGTGCTCATGATAGAGATTCCACGCCGATGTTTTCCAGGATTGCCAGCACCAATCTCGCCTCCAGAGGAGATAAAGTCCCCATCTATGGCGAGGTTGAGGTCGTTAAAGAGGCTTTTGAGCAGGGGAAAGCAGGCAACTGGTGCTTCCTGTAGTCCAAAAGGAGGTGATATTGTTTGA